Genomic DNA from Candidatus Zixiibacteriota bacterium:
TGCCGCGGCAGCCTTCTTCTCCCCGGTCGGAATGGTTGCATCTATAGTGTCAACCGCTCCAAAAGCGGCTAAAGGCTCATCAAATTCCGCGCCTTTTCCGACAATGACAATCTGCAGGGCATCAGGCCGCAGCCACTTCTTTGCCACCGCCTGAACATCCTGCGGCGTCACTTTCTCCACATTTGCTTTCACTTTGAAGAGGAAGTCGTTGGGGAATTCGAAGTAGTCATATTCCATCATTCGATTAATGATATCCCCTTTATCTTCAAAATTGAACACGAACGAGTTGAGATATCCGTCTTTCGCCATCCGCATCTCTTCCGGGGTCGGCAGCTCCGTCTGGATTCTCCTGATCTCATCTATCACACTGCGGGTCGCTTTGACGGTCGATTCTGACTTGGTGAAGCAGTAACTGTAATAGACCCCCGGGTAAACGATATTGGAAGTATAGGCTCCGCCTACCGAATAAGCCAGACCCTGTTTGCTGCGGACATTGTTGAACAGCCGTCCCCCAAAGGAGCTATTCAGGACATTGTTCATGACCAGCAGCGCAAAATAGTCAGGGTCAGCGGTGTAACCGCCAATATGGCCCAGCAATATATATGACTGGGTGACATTGTCTTTATTTACAAAATGTATTCCGGGCTTGAAGTCATATTTGACATCGGGAAGTTTCGGCACTTTCCCTTCACCCTGGGGCCAATCTCCAAAATATTGCTTAACTTTCGCCAGCATTTCATTTTTATCAAAATCGCCCCAGATTGCCAGCATGGCATTTTCAGGAGTAATATACTTTTTATGAAAAGCCACCAGGTCATCGCGCCCGACATTATCCACGGTGAGATATTCAGTATGGCGGGCATAAGGCGAATCTTTGCCATAGATTATTTTGCGGAATTCCCTCAGGCAGATATCGAGGGGTTCATCGTTGCGGCGCGCAATGCCGGTTCTGACCGCCGTTTTCTTCAAGTCAATCTTATCCTGGGTAAAGACGGGACGGCGGAGAATGTCGGACAGAAGTTGCAGTCCGGTATCAGTATAATCGGAGAGTATATTCATACTTGCCGAACCGCTGGTGCTGCCGATATTGACCTCGATGGATGCCCCGATTGCCTCCAGGGCGGCGTCAATCTCATCGCCGGTCATCTTTTCGGTGCCGCCGGTTCGCATCACTTCGCCCATAATATTCGCCAAGCCAATCTTATCCGCGGGGCTTAGATATTCACCGGCAGCCAGTCTGACCCGGGCATTGACGAGAGGAAGCTCCTTATCCTCCAGCAGATAAACGGTCATACCATTATCCAGAACCACTTTCTCGATAGCCGGCATCTTCGCCTCATTGAGAGGCGGGAATTTGATTTTGTCGATAGTCCTTTGCGCTCCGAATGAGTTTAGAGCCGAAGCAACGAGGACAACCGTCATAACGATGATTGTAAGAAATCTCCAGTTCATTTTGCTTACTCCCTCTTAATTGCTTTCTTCCGGCTCGAGCATGCCAACGGTCCGGCGGCTGGCATCCAGGTACTGATTAGCCACTCGTTTGATATCTTCCGGGGTTAAGGATTCGACCTTTTCCATGGCATTGAATAATTTCCGCCACCCGCCATTGACAATCTCATACGTCGCCAGGGCCATCGCCAGATCTTCATTGCCGGTCATGCTGTTTATCAAATTGGCTTTGGCGCGAGCTTTAATTTTTTCTACCTCTTCTGCCGGTATTAACTCGCTCTTAACCTTTTCTATAATCGCAAGAATCTCCTGTTCATTTTCGGCGTTGGTCTTGTCTTTCGCCGGCATGGCGTAGATTCCAAACAACGAGGGGTATTTGACGCCCGGGAAGCCGGCGAAGGCAACCGCCTGTATTGCCAGTCTCTTCTCTTTGACCAGGCTCTTATACAGCTGGGAGGTGCGTCCTTGACCCAGATAGTCAGCCAGGGCTTCCAGCGCCGGCAGGTCGGGATGGGTGGAATGGGGAATAGGGAAACCACAGAGATATACCGGCTGCGCTTTGTCTCTCACGGTGATTCTTCTTTCCGATATCTGCGGCGGTTCTTCCGTCAAAATCGGCGCCGGTTTCGGGCCGGCCGGAATTTTGCCAAGATACTTTTCGGCAAGCTGACGAGCATTCTCAGGCTGGACATCGCCGACAATGACTACGACCATATTTGACGGCACATAGTATCTTTTGAAGAACTGAAGGGCGTCCATCCGATTGTAGTTCATGATATCGGACATATGACCGACCAGCGAGTTATGATAAGGATGGGCTTTATAAGCGGCGCTGATAAATTCCTCGACCAGTTTCCCTTGCGGAGAGGATTCAGTGCGCATCCGGCGCTCTTCCGCAATCACATGTTTCTCTTTATAGACTTCCCTCAAAACCGGATTGGTGAAACGGTCAGCTTCCATCGCCATCCAGAGTTCCAAACGGTTTGCCGGAAAACTCATATGGTAAGCGGTTACATCATAACTGGTGAATGCGTTTAAGCCGACTCCGCCCTCACGCTCCACTATTTGACCATATTCATTAGGCACGACATACTGACCGGCGGAATCGCTGGCTTTCTGCAACTCTTCTTCGAGTTTTGCCAGAAGTGACGTGTCGGCGGCGGCTCCCTTGGCCTTTTCTTCAAAAATCTGTTTGAAGATTCTGTCTTCCTCGGCCATCCATTTCAACTCATTGCTTAAGTTGCTGGTGCCGATTTCTTTGGTGCCCTTAAAAGCCATATGCTCAAAGAGATGCGCAATGCCGGTGCTCCCTTTTGGGTCATCGGCGCCGCCCACATTTACCATGGTGACAAAAGACGCCACCGGCGCTTCCTCCCTGGGCAATACCAGCACTTTCAATCCATTATTGAGACGAAACTCCACCACCCGGCTCTCAATGTCCGAAAAATCGAAAGCGGATGCGGTTCCCGCAGCCATTAGAAGCAGGAACAAAGGGACAATCGCCCGGCGCATAAGTGATTTCATCATTCTCCTCCTGATATGATTCTAAATGAAAGTTATGACTTCAGCGCAGCGAACATTTCGATAGAATTCCTATGGGCTTCCACGCCATCATTCACAAGTTCATGAATTCCGAAACCCAAAATATTATCCCTTGACAGAAGAATGTCAAGGGATAGAATCTACAATTTTCGCGCCATAGCGCTAAACATCGTCAATCATTTCTTGCCGACAATCGACAGATATGCGCCATCCGGCGCCAAATGAGCGCTAATATATTCGTTTACTTCTGCGAGAGTGATATTCTCGGCTTCCCGGAGTAATTCTGCCGGCAGGCGATATCCGTACCCAAGATATTCATATAGAGCCATATAATTGGCGCGCACCCCTTTTCTGTCGATTTGATAAATCAACCGATTTTTCAGGTTGACCCGCGCATCAGCCAGCTCCGATTCAGTAATTCCTTCTTTGTGAAGCAATGCCAGTTCGCGTTTAAGCGATGCCAGGGCGGTCTGCACTTTTGAAGTATCGGTGCCGATAGCGGCGCGAAAGACCGCCCCGAATTTGCTGTATATCGCCTGGGTATAGACCGAATAAGCCAGCTGTTCTTTCTGACGCAGGTACCATAGCCGGGAGCCGACATTGGCGCCCATGATTTCATTGAGGATTCCAATTATCGCAAATTCTCTCTGAGACGGATAGGGGAGAGGATACCCCATAAAGATGAACGACTGATTGCGGTCAAAGGGCAGAAATCCTTCCTGTGACGATGGCGGATTAGATTTCGGTGGATTAAAGGCGGAGGATTTTGCCGGTATTTGGTTCAAAGGCGCAAGAATGGCACTGATTTGGTCCGGAGGCAGGTCGGTCGATACGGCGACAATAATATTATCACCGCCAATCAGCTTCCGATAATGAGCCTGGATATCCGCAACAGTCAGGGCGTTTATTACCGGCAATGTGCCGAGTATGGAAAGGCCATAGCCGCTGCCGCCGTATGCCGTTTTCCAGAAGAGATTGCTGGAGGCTTGCGTCTGATTGTCGATTTCAGCCTTGATAAGGCCCTCCACTTCAATCTTCAGTTTCTTGAGTTCTTCTTCGGGAAATTGTGGCGTCTTCAGAGAGCGAAGGATAATTTCCATTAGATCGGCAAAATTTTCCGAGAGCGCGACAATCGATATGGCAGAGTAATCGCGAAAGCAATCGGCAGAAACCTGGGCACCCAGGAACTCCAACCGGGCCGCGATCTGGTCGGCATTCATCCTCTCATCCCCTTTCAAGAGGAGTTTAGTCATCATATTTGTAATGCCGTTGTTCTCTTCATTCTCTGTCAATATACCTCCGCCTATCAGTATCCGAATTCCAGTGAGGGAGGTGGAATTGTCATGATTGTACAGCAGTTTAATTCCATTGGGCAGCACGGCCCGACTGAAACTATCCCCGTCACTCATGAATTTTACTTCCGTCGCAAAAGTGGGAAGAGATATTAGCACGAAAGCAAATAACAGCACACTTCTTATTATTTTACTTCTCATTGCGGCACCACCGTGGTTACAGTGTAGTAGTCCGTATTAAGATAGCGCTTGGCCGCCGCATTAACCTCAGCGAGCGTGGTTTTCTCAATCATCTCCGGATAGTTTTGAATAAACCTGTACCCGATGAAAGAGTCGTACTGGGCATAGCTGTCGGCCATATCCAACCCCCGTTCATGATTAATATAATAACGCGTCTTGATGTTGTTTTTGGCTTTGCGGAGTTCCTCTTCCGTGAAGCCGTCGGTTTTTGCCGCCACCAGAATCTCGCGGATTTTTTCCTCGGCAAGGGCAAGATTTTTCGGCTCGAGAACAGCCGATGCCATAACCGGACCTTCATACTTGGAGGTGTAAAATTCAAATGATGTAGAATATACAATTCCAAGTTCATCTTTAAGTCGTTTCCATAAACGGCTGGTTTCGCCGCTTCCCAGGATAGTAGCCATCAAGTCAACTGCATACTGGTCAGGGCTGTCCGACTTGGGGCCCACCATCCCGATCTGGAGATAAGCCTGGTTTACGTCTTTCTTGATTTCCAGACGGGAAATCTCCGCCAACGGCTGCGGCGGTCGATATTGGTCGACGGGCAGTTCACCCCGTGGAATGGAGCCGAAGTATTTCTTCACCAGCTGAAGAGCGGAATCGGCGCGCAGGTCCCCGACAATGACCATAGTCATATTGTTAGGGGCATAATATCTTTTGTAATAGGCGTACACGGAATCGCGCGGCACGTTGCTAACTCTTTCCTTAGTGCCGAGGACATTTTTCTCATAAGGATGCCCTTTGAAAAGCTGTCCCAGCATCGTCCGATAGACTTTCGATTGAGGACGGTCTTCGCTTATATTAATTTCTTCCAGCACGGCCTGCCTTTCTTCATCCATCGCCTCAGAACTAAAATTCGAGCGGAAAAGCATGTCAGAATGAATCGACAGCGCGAATTCCAGGTGCTCGCGGGGCAGCGATATCACGAAATCGGTCCAATCCTGCGAGGTATAGCCGTTAAAATAAGCCCCATGTTTTTTCATCGCTTCGCCGACTTCCTCGCCGCTCATTTTCTCGGTTCCGCGGAAGAGAATCAGATGTTCCAGCAGATGGGTAGCGCCGTCAAAAAAGGCGGTTTCGTTTTTGGCGCCGACTTTGACGGTCGTGGAGATATTGACCTGTGGCACCTGATGATACTCGCGAATCATCACTTTCAAGCCGTTATCCAGAGTGGAGATATGCCAATCGTCGCCCGCAAAAGCGGGGACCGCTATTAAAGTGAGAACCAGCGCAACGTAAAAGAAACGCATCCAGGACTCCTTAAGTTATTATTCTAATTGATATAAAACGAAACCGGGCGGCAACTTGTTGCAGCCCGGCCGTGATATATTGAAGATTTTGGGGCTTTGTCGGCAAGGAATCTGCCGGTCAGGTTACCACCATTTTATCAGTTTGGGTAGACGGTTATGCACCAGAAGGGGGTTGCTGGGCATGATACGGGCCGCGATTCCGAACCGCCCCGAATTCTTGCAAGTCACTTCCGTCCGGTACAGATACTGCCCGGGAGCCAGGGGAGTGGTATCCTCCGACTTGACCGCCGGTACCGTTTCATAGTTATTCATCTGCTCCAGCGAATTCAGATTGCCGGCGGCGACTTCCACCGCAACATCCTCCGGCTTAATATCGCCCAGATTGATTTTGAGAATTATGGGGATTCGCTCGCCTACTTTCGGAGAGTCACTCACGCCCGGCGTTTCAATGCTTTCAATTCCTACGCTGTCCCACTTGGCGCTAATTCCGGCGAGCCAGTGCGACGTCGAGCGGGCGACGTTAAAATTATCAGCGGAGAGTTTTTGTGAAGCGTTTATGGCAGGTATATAGAATTTTCGGGTGTAGTCCTTTAGCATGCGATGCGAACTGAATTGCTTGCCGGCCATGGCAATAGAGTTTTTCATCATCGTCACCCACTTATAGGGGAGATGGGCTCCATTTCTCTTGTAAAAAAGAGGCACCGCTTCCCGTTCCAGGACATCATACAGGAACTGGCTCTCGAGATTGTCCTGATATTCGGCATTATCATAGATTTCGCCGTTTCCTATCTTAAAGCCGACATCGGGGTTGTACCCTTCACACCACCAGCCATCAAGAATAGAGACATTTACGGCTCCGTTTATTGCCGCCTTCATGCCGCTGGTGCCGGACGCCTCCTGGGGACGTCGCGGATTATTAAGCCAGATA
This window encodes:
- a CDS encoding pitrilysin family protein, producing MNWRFLTIIVMTVVLVASALNSFGAQRTIDKIKFPPLNEAKMPAIEKVVLDNGMTVYLLEDKELPLVNARVRLAAGEYLSPADKIGLANIMGEVMRTGGTEKMTGDEIDAALEAIGASIEVNIGSTSGSASMNILSDYTDTGLQLLSDILRRPVFTQDKIDLKKTAVRTGIARRNDEPLDICLREFRKIIYGKDSPYARHTEYLTVDNVGRDDLVAFHKKYITPENAMLAIWGDFDKNEMLAKVKQYFGDWPQGEGKVPKLPDVKYDFKPGIHFVNKDNVTQSYILLGHIGGYTADPDYFALLVMNNVLNSSFGGRLFNNVRSKQGLAYSVGGAYTSNIVYPGVYYSYCFTKSESTVKATRSVIDEIRRIQTELPTPEEMRMAKDGYLNSFVFNFEDKGDIINRMMEYDYFEFPNDFLFKVKANVEKVTPQDVQAVAKKWLRPDALQIVIVGKGAEFDEPLAAFGAVDTIDATIPTGEKKAAAA
- a CDS encoding pitrilysin family protein — translated: MMKSLMRRAIVPLFLLLMAAGTASAFDFSDIESRVVEFRLNNGLKVLVLPREEAPVASFVTMVNVGGADDPKGSTGIAHLFEHMAFKGTKEIGTSNLSNELKWMAEEDRIFKQIFEEKAKGAAADTSLLAKLEEELQKASDSAGQYVVPNEYGQIVEREGGVGLNAFTSYDVTAYHMSFPANRLELWMAMEADRFTNPVLREVYKEKHVIAEERRMRTESSPQGKLVEEFISAAYKAHPYHNSLVGHMSDIMNYNRMDALQFFKRYYVPSNMVVVIVGDVQPENARQLAEKYLGKIPAGPKPAPILTEEPPQISERRITVRDKAQPVYLCGFPIPHSTHPDLPALEALADYLGQGRTSQLYKSLVKEKRLAIQAVAFAGFPGVKYPSLFGIYAMPAKDKTNAENEQEILAIIEKVKSELIPAEEVEKIKARAKANLINSMTGNEDLAMALATYEIVNGGWRKLFNAMEKVESLTPEDIKRVANQYLDASRRTVGMLEPEESN
- a CDS encoding pitrilysin family protein; its protein translation is MRSKIIRSVLLFAFVLISLPTFATEVKFMSDGDSFSRAVLPNGIKLLYNHDNSTSLTGIRILIGGGILTENEENNGITNMMTKLLLKGDERMNADQIAARLEFLGAQVSADCFRDYSAISIVALSENFADLMEIILRSLKTPQFPEEELKKLKIEVEGLIKAEIDNQTQASSNLFWKTAYGGSGYGLSILGTLPVINALTVADIQAHYRKLIGGDNIIVAVSTDLPPDQISAILAPLNQIPAKSSAFNPPKSNPPSSQEGFLPFDRNQSFIFMGYPLPYPSQREFAIIGILNEIMGANVGSRLWYLRQKEQLAYSVYTQAIYSKFGAVFRAAIGTDTSKVQTALASLKRELALLHKEGITESELADARVNLKNRLIYQIDRKGVRANYMALYEYLGYGYRLPAELLREAENITLAEVNEYISAHLAPDGAYLSIVGKK
- a CDS encoding pitrilysin family protein, producing the protein MRFFYVALVLTLIAVPAFAGDDWHISTLDNGLKVMIREYHQVPQVNISTTVKVGAKNETAFFDGATHLLEHLILFRGTEKMSGEEVGEAMKKHGAYFNGYTSQDWTDFVISLPREHLEFALSIHSDMLFRSNFSSEAMDEERQAVLEEINISEDRPQSKVYRTMLGQLFKGHPYEKNVLGTKERVSNVPRDSVYAYYKRYYAPNNMTMVIVGDLRADSALQLVKKYFGSIPRGELPVDQYRPPQPLAEISRLEIKKDVNQAYLQIGMVGPKSDSPDQYAVDLMATILGSGETSRLWKRLKDELGIVYSTSFEFYTSKYEGPVMASAVLEPKNLALAEEKIREILVAAKTDGFTEEELRKAKNNIKTRYYINHERGLDMADSYAQYDSFIGYRFIQNYPEMIEKTTLAEVNAAAKRYLNTDYYTVTTVVPQ